The Ananas comosus cultivar F153 linkage group 24, ASM154086v1, whole genome shotgun sequence DNA window tgtaccggtacaaccatcaaggcgtacaGGTACACtttttgtaccgatacaacatcgggagtgtaccggtacaattcGACAGATTTtacgcagctgctctcgggttgccatttgtaccgagACACTTGctcgtgtactggtacacccGGGTAGGTGAGAtggcattttggtaatttctcACCTCGTTCGTGTCACCCACTCCTCTCCACCGCTTATATGTACGTAGAGGGTTAGAGAGAGATGGATTTTTACTgctttcctcttctctctccctagCATCGGCCGAGCAAGAAGGAGCTCCGATGGAGTTGCCGTGGAGCTCGGACCGAcatcgacgtcgcgccgcggtgccgttcgagcgggTGTTTGTCGTCGTAGCATCGCTAGGAGACagggcgagggtgcgattctgcctttctcgacgtcgcgccggattggatttagcgttcgaggtgggttaaccATCGGTTTGTCTTCTAAGTATATAAATATGGTTGGCATGTGTAGTTCTAGCTTGTTGCATAACCGGTTTGCTCAATTCATGGAGTTTagacatatgtatatgtagaatctgaatttggagcttaaTGTTGTGACTAGATATTgacacatgttggacttgaatttgacttaggagaaaatcgcAAATATAACTTGTCATATGTttacactacctgatttagctttaggagccgttattattttgtatcgccgcaaTATCGGTGTGGTGGATACCCTAGGTAGTGTAGTGtactgttacgctcgtgctgggatgccgagccttTTTTTCTTATAGTAGCTTTCggactgtttcggactgttgggtgccgttggGACTCACGGTGGACCCGGATTGCCGTTTTGacatcagattgtgctgaggaTACATGACTATTTGGTTGGTAGACCAGTTAGACCTAGtatacttgactatagcctgcgagagcctgattgagcttgacaaagatacgcttgcatactcggttgggtagcacccacgagtgccactccgaagtcGGGCCTAATActgttgcgttggtgtcgttgtgtcctggttggacttgctctccactaacTACCCTGCGGGGGTGGTTATTAGTGTTACTTcggcaggcgggacgggtgtatcacagtccctGGATAGATTGGGTCAACATTGATATTTTACTACAGATGATTAGAGTAgcgcatgatagtgtagtgatatTTAGCTGTAGATGTTTTTCCAGCTTTCCTACTATCCCAGctcctttctgtagacttagtgggtggaccgatgattgtTGAGgacggcacccactgaggactacttgtttttacagtagttctcacgcccagttgttacccctctCTTGCAAAGCTTGCTGTTCCGGTTGCTGCTTCCTCTGAGACCGAtggtggcaagggcgttgccgGTTAGAGCCCTTCCCAGTTGCGGCAGTTCGAGAGGATACCAGATTCAGGTAGTGGTTTTGTTTCCTTTgcagttcatgtacatacagctTTCGTAACTCGCCGGAGCAAGTTTTTTGTATCAGGATGTTTCGTATGTATATAGAACTGGCTTTTGTTTACCAGCTTTATTTAAGCAGCTCTGTACTactatttgtagtattgtatgtttatacaggtacagctatcgcttcgtatacagaaaaaaaaattttatacacgGCGGGTTTGTCGGCGTGcacggggaacgagacatccggggcgtgacaatgccACTCACATATTATCAATCATTGTTTACATGCCATTCGTTATGTCACTACATAACCCTCAAATTCACCTCTTATTTCGACATTATAGGATtccaatgtcaagacccaatccttacctatccactatatcaagtattcgcctcacactatgatatcaactaggaaagcataaggaatggaaatgcaCAATGataatcctacaatgcatgttATATAAGAGATGCAAGATCAATAATGCACtaagacataggaagaagccCAACTgctttcggatgacacccctcACCTCTAGGTGATGTCGCGATGCTAGGGATCCGTTTTCGTGATTTTAGGATGTTGCGTCCGcactccaggcggaaacgaagccaaaaatatccttttcAGCAATATCTTctcgtaggctcgacgaatcgccgaaccgacttcactagtgcgtcagaaaacctaacaattaggtttgtgtagggttaatttagatcaaacccaactatatAGCAAAACTCCATTTTGAGCCCTAAGATGCATCTATAGCAAAATACACCATTTAGCTTCTTGATTCTAGCAATAATCCTCTATTTAGCATCTAAGGGTTCCATAATaaccaattctagagtataAAACATGAACCCTAGAATTGCTCCATGAGCttacctcaaacaagctcctccaactcaaggaagaagatgaagaaggtgAAGCTCCACTCCttagccttcttctccaccaatcctTCTCCTACTTCccaccttgaagagagagaaagagagtttacagagagagggggagagttATTTAGGTCtaggttgagagaaatgagaaaaagagagagaggcaacCCTTTCTTTTAATTTCCATGTGGCAAAATTGCATCTAGACCCCTCAACAACTCAAATATGacacagcccgaactgggcatttcgCAGCTACGGGGTCTGGTCCCTGgggagggtccggaccccgtaagCATGAAAATTCTGCATTTTGCAGAATTTCATACTTACGCTCTCTAGGGTCCTCTATAATGCACTAAACGCAATTTTGACgcattcggcctttccgaagcgttcCGAACTCATCTTCGATCAATTTTGATCGAAGTTCGGATTCACACTTCGCAGTTTCATTTCCTTACAATCTCCCTGGGCATATAACCGAGCAAATGACCGTTAAGCTCACGGGTCgaatgtacgaccacttttccgaaaaagaacaccctcttgcaatggatcagaccgctagtgtacgtgaaatgcacatGAGCCGTGGTGATCGATATAATATGCTTAATAGCCCACTGTCAGCGGATAGCCAAGGTAAAGTCCAACAAAGAGTAACCGACCAACTATGTCAAGCTCTATCTCAAGGTTAGAATATGTAaattttgaggagcccaaggatctatttagattgtatccaacacctagaggggggtgaataggtgaaatagCCAAAAACCTCAAAactcaatgcgataaaagtaaatgcggaaaaaaaaaatcacaccgagatttacgtgaaaaaactCCAACTTAGAGTAAAAAATTCACGGGACCAGCATGCAATAACAATCcattaagaataaaagattataaggtgatttaccgaatccacggactcaaacctctcttctatcttctccggatcttgcgcacaccaacgggttgtccacgccctcacgtccgactGCACGAACGCCAcattccgaatccacgaaacgccaacacttcgaatccacaaagcctcgatcacgtcgaatccacgacgcccacttgaatccacgagcccatgatccgaatccacgaaacgccttcAATCACActgaatccacgacgccgtttatgaagagcatcatgagtATGgcgatccttcgcttagagtatcgatgaaaactaGGAAAGTAAACTCCAAGCGGAGAAAAGATCAAATCGATATATAGATATCGAATtacaatatctcgatttgacctaaaagaggctattatgaagaaaataggtttttgttgaattccgagcctctagggtttctcaaatatgtattttcgtgatacttcctgagttagagaaccccaatagcttatttatagactttagaatcaattggagtcagattagaaagttttcagaattttacattgtgtaccggtataaaTTTAAGGTGTTACCAGTTACACAAGGACGGAACAGAAAACTATTAAAGCCTCGAAACCGGTTACAAGGTTAATGTTGTACCGGAACATGTTTTGTACTGATACAAAACATGTTCCGGTACAAAATTCAGTATtcaaatcatatttttgaataaaataaattaccttTTAAGAATATACTTGTCAAGGcttaaaagaacaaaattcaAGATCATAAGTTTCAATTACATAAAAAGATATTCATaccgaataagttattattggaATCGGATAATTTATTCTGACATTTAAACAAAGCCTTACATAGTTAGTCTCATATTTGACACGAATGTAAATTTTAGTCGGTATGAGAAAGTTTactatctttttaaattttggatttggGTCAGAGCTTGGTACCCACATCCCTTGCGGCCCAACTTTCAGTTTATCTCTCTTTCAACCCAATTTTGcttcactatttttatttactttcgACAAtccttcggaaaaaaaaaaattaaaaaaaaaaaaaaaatcgatttcATTTTGTTCTCATCCAGCATAATCCAGTTCCTTCAATCAACTGTGTATTCATGTCATCCTATTCTAGAGCCGAGCATGTGTTAAAGGGCatcttaaaaattaatattataataaaaaattagaatcctTTTGTGCGTAAAATGTGAAAAATTGCTCTATCAATATCAGAATACACAGTAAACTTATTCACGCTGGTCCACCATTCATGCTGTTCTTTTATGCCAATGGCCTACAACAAACTATTGCAAAGGCAGTCACAATGAATACGCCAGCTTTGGTTTGTCACTTTCTAATGGATTCAAAAGAGTCAGAGTCAGTGCAGCAGGACCACTCCATCCTCGCTTTCAAAAAGACCAGCCCTTGGCAGTAAGCTTTGTTATTGAAAAAGCATTATTAGTGAAAGTAAAACTAACAGGcacgcatgagagagagagagagagagagagatcaccaCCATCCTGATAATGCTTGAAGATTCAAACCAGTGATTCGATCGACGGTGGTGATTCTCTGTCCTTCCATTGAGGTACAACTCACGATGTTTCTTAAAATTCCTGATATGCTGGCGCATTAATATGTCATCTACAAAATAGACTTGTACGATACAATACAAACCGACACATCAACAAATTCAAGAGTATCGACAGAAgcattccttttcttctttttttttctttttaaggaCATTTGAAGTGGCAGCACATCAACAATATAATAAAGAGACAGCATTATAGGGTTCCTATTGCAGTTCTCTCCTCTTGGAAAATGCACGACCTTCATAGAAGCGACATGAAACACCTGACGAATTACGACAGCTTAACTACGATAAATAACAACTACAACTGCAGGCATCCATCTCCACCTCTCAAAGACCGAAAATAGATACATCGCACTTTCTCCCTGGAGGGATCCAACAGATAGAACTACATTAGCAGCATGCATTAGCATTACATGACACAGATCTAGGTCCTTCAGAAAAGGACAGCTATATGATCCAGATCAGTAGTAGTTAGTAACAACAATTGCCCCACATTACCTACAAACAAAATACACTGCAAAACTCCTCAGCGGAGGAATTTGAACTTTAAGGCCAAGAAGATGGCAAAATCCACCCTTACCTCGCTAAGATCAGCAGCTGCTTCCTAGCTGCTGAAGCACCATCTCCATCGTCGGCCTCTGGCTCGGAGATTCGCTCGTGCAGAGTAATGCGATTCCCGCAAACTTTGCCGCCTCTGGTTTGGAGAAGTTGCCTTTGAGATTCTGGTCAAGAAGCTCTTCGAGACTACCGTGTTCAGCACTGAGTCGGAGATGAGAGACGGTCCTTTTTCCCGTGAGGATTTGGAACACGATGATCCCGAAGGCATAGACATCGCTTTTCTCAGTGAACCGGCCGGTGGAGGTGTACTCGGGAGCTAAGTAGCCCATCGCGGCGCTGGATTTGAGGGTTGAGAAGACGACATCATCAGCCAAGAGCTTGTGCAGGCCGCAACCAGAgaggcgaggggcaaaatggtgatCGATGAGAACCTTCTCTGCCGAGATATTTTGGTGAACAAGAGGGGGCTTGCTCGGCCTGCTGCTGTGCAAATACTCGATGCCTGGACATCAAAGCAAGAAGTATAAGCTTTCCTGTTATAAGCGGAGAACAATCAATTAGGAAGGACTATGCAATCCAGCATGCTAAAACTACCAATTTTTCTAAAAGGTACACTCATATCCGTGCTTGGAGACTTTCAAACGATAATTCCATGTGAAGCAACAAATTCCtataaaagcttaaactgtttGAGATGTATCATGTAGGTTATTTTCAGACGCTAACGTCATATTTTAGACTGAACATGTGTACGTATATGAAGCGACAACGAGAATTAAAAGGGTTATTCATCGATGATGGTCACATTTGCAATCTAGGCATCTGATCTCCTGGACCAACCCGCACACTGTGGAATAGTTGCTACTCCAGCAATAGTAACAAAACAACTAAGAGTCTGAAAATTTTGGCATTAACTAATCTACACACTACAAGTGAAGTAAGTAGAAAGCATCAAGCAAAACTAGCGAGCTGCGGTGATTCACTATGTAACAAGGAGAAGTATATCTCAATACCTCTAGCAATGCCCTTGATTATGGAGACCCTCGTGATCCAATCGAGAGTCCGGCCATTCGCACCATCCTTCACATCGAGATACTGCGACAAGTTCCCATTCGCCATAAAATCATACACAAGCAAACACTCCCCTCTTCCCCGCGAACAGCAGAACCCCCTCAAAGAGACGAGATTCTCGTGCCGCAGCAAAGTAAGCATCTTCAATCCCTTCAAAAAATTGGCCTCCTCCGATTTACAGCTCATCTTACTGATGCTCTTCACCGCCACCACACTCCCATCTCTAAGTATCCCTTTGTAAGTCGCGGCAAAGTTGCTCTTTCCGAGAAGGTTAACGTCCGAGAAGTACTGAGTAGCGCATTCCACCTCTTCCAGATTGAATCGGAAGCTTTGAGAAACTTCTTGAGAGAAACCAGCGCCACTCCTTCCATCGGATAAAGGATCCCAACCATTTGAGTACTCGATATTGATCAGCGGGGAAGCATTTTTCCGGTACAAATCTTTCGGCTGCAGGTCGGTGCTAAGCCGGCTATCCGAGACCTCAACGGAGCTACTGATTTTCTGCTTCTTGCGGCGGTACCACGAGAAGGCGAAAAGCCCGCAAATTGTCCCTCCGACAGCGACCGCTACTACGCCGATAATTACGGTCCCCGCATTGGATTTGGACGAAGCGTTCGAACAACGACGGGCGGTGTCATTGCAACGCACATTGAAGTTGGCTGATTGGGGAATCTGCTGCGGCTTAAGAGTGGACGAGCCCGGACCGAATGGCTCGGGTTTGTTGGGTTTGAGGGTATCGTCGGAAGGGCAAACGCTAAGCGAATCGAACCCAACTCCGCATAGACCAGTGTTGTTCCCATACTGGAATCCTTTGTTCAGCCGCCGTAAGCCTTCATACAGATCAAAAGAAATAATTAGAGAAGACAACTATTGTTATGGGCGGCGAGGAGATGGAAAGAGAGCGGAAGTTACCGGAAGGGACGCTGCCCGAGAGAGTGTTGTTCCGGAGGTCGAGCACGGCGAGGAGAGGGATCTGAGCAAGCTTAGTGGGTATCGAGCCGAAGAGCTGATTGAAGCTCAAATCCAACCGCATTAACTGCGAGAGATCCCCCAACGTCGCGGGGATCGCTCCGGTTAGTTGATTCGATTGCAGGGCGAGAACGGTGAGCTTCTTCAGGAGACTCAGCTGGGTGGGTACACTCCCTGTTAGTTGGTTGTAGCACAGCTGCAAaactacaataaaatataggagGAACCAAGCCAATACAAGTTAAAATAAGCAAATTCAAAAGTTCATTGGAAACAAAGAATTGTAGCTTTTCACTTGTTAGACAACTAATATACCAAATCAACTGTATATCTTGGGGAACTCAATAGCATAGCTGGATTAATAAAGGGGGAAGATTCTTCCCAACAAATGTACTACTTATTTCTAACTCTTTTTTCAACATTAAATGGCAACGGGATATAGAGGATCTTTAGTAAAGCAGCTACAATAATAATAGGAATGGGAAACTAAAGGCGAAGAAAAGGGAGGGTTTAATATAGTCAAAAGCACAACCGAGATGCTACAGAAATAGAAGCTTCAAAACACCCAACACCCATCATATAATAACATAATATAATGGGTACTTAACAAGAAGTGTTAATACATTCGAGTAAAATGCATGCGAAACAAATCGTTAATGAGTCGAACCAAAAtccaagcttttttttttggtcttttcaaaccgaaaaagaaaaagaaaagaaaaaatcaaaatactaatcgaaaaagaaccaaaaaagaaacaaagaaagaaaaactcaCCTTGGAGACTAGCCATTTTCCCAATCTCCGCAGGGATGGCCCCGGAGAGGTTGTTGACGTTGAGGTAGAGATCGGTGAGGTCGGAGAGGTTCCCAATCTCCTTGGGTATCTCCCCCGTGAGGGCGTTGTAGTGGAGGTAGAGGCCGGAGAGGCACCGGAGCTCGGCCACGGCGGGGGAGATAGTTCCGGCGAGCCCGCGCCCCTGGAGCGAGATGTTCGCCACTTTGCCGTGCTCGTTGCACGCCACCCCCTCGaactctccgccgccgccgcaggggTCGCCGTCGCTGGTCCAGGAGCCCAGCACGCGGCCCTCGGGGTCCAAAGACGACTTGAGCGCCATGAGCGCGCGCACCTCCGTGTTGCCCCGCGCGAAGcggacgacgacgaggacgaggaggagggtgAAGGGGAATGGAGAGGAACCCATCTGTTGTTGTGGGGAAACCGGAGAGGAGAGGTGGGGAGAggggaggaaaagaaaaaggaggctTTTTTATTAGTCTCTGCTCCACAGTTCACACTCAAAAATggctcttctctcttcttttcttttcttttcttttctcttctttaatgattatttatttatttattattattatagttgtTGCTGAGAATGGGGAGGAGGTGGGGAGGAGGATCAAGGACGAGAGTAGCAAAATGCCAAattagaagagaaaataaataggAGGGGGAGCATGTCTTTGTTAGAGAATTGAGGGGGTtagtttcaaaaataaaataataaagaataataatattttcaaaagataGTTTCCAAAGTACTCTTGTAATAATATAACctattatttgtaatttactttATACTTttgtaataatataatctattatttgtaatttactttatactttatatatatatatatatattatatatatatatatatagagttgaggcTAGATACTCTCGATAAGTAACGGAGGCATTTTTATATCGagttttttttatgatagagcttccaaattgagatcgctccgttgaacatgatctataccacttaaagtgtttagaaaaatcaatttcaactTTTCGACATCAAATTGCTATGAtcaaggtttcaaaatttgtatttaatggtggataagagaccTTTTCACTGATTAATACGGTAAAATATCCAagtcaattgaatttttgttagaaattttgtaaactatttaaaacaagatctatactcttgatcttgattacaagactctattgtcattttttaaagaatattcatttaaccattcattttctgttcactagatggataaagaACTATATCGAAAGTCGCgtgaatttgatttctagtagtttaaatggtttagatcatatttaacggagtcgatcgtcatttggaaggctctatcatcgaaaacaactcgatagtaaaatgcttccgtttactatcgaaagtattctagctcaactctatatatatatatatatgtatataatatagtatatattatatatatatcaaaacatACTGCATTTATTTAACTATTCATTATTTGATTgggaaaattaatttttcaaaattctaattttagtatccaaatttttttaatttatttaatttgaatcagttaACAATACTttgacatcaaaattttaatacgTCATTTATTTTAAAAGGCTTAGCTTAATATACTTTACGTAATTCTAGCAATTATCAATTCATTATagtaagtaattagtttaaaattttaaactcaaattgtCGTTGACGgacacaaatcaaataaattgaaaaattagatagtaaaattaaaattttggaagaTTGAATAGTCGACTCGAAATAATCCATAGTTGAtgtaagttctatacatttatttttatctaatttttatttttattctactaTAACTTAGTTCAATATTTATAAATCAGGTAATAAAATGAGTACTTTATTACtgcattatttatattttatcatccaaatttaccaaaaatacaagatattttaaatttactcaAAATGCTCCCTTTATCGGTTATTAATGTATAACCTAATCAATACGACActcttaataaaatttaactcgGATGAAAAACACACTaattagtcaaaaaaaatttacataataaATAGAAATACCTTTATATTTCAAATGAGATATGGTGGTAAATATGAATCCtttttaatcatatatataattgcaATTATACTTTTCACTACACATTTTTGGTAAATTGCAAATACATTATACCATAACGGGCCTTTTGGAACTTTTCTCCAATTTAAAATCTTGATGGAGTGGAtgcataaatttcaaattcaatacGCTACTCAATTATCTCTTATtaaacaaaaaaccaaaaaaaaagtcacTATCCAACAGATCACATGATCTGAACCGTCCAATATGATGATCTGAACCGTCCAATATGATGATTGGACCTTTCGATATTTTTTTCCCGTTGGGGATCAACAACATTTTGGTGGGTTTTAAACTTCTCCGGGATCAGTGGTAATTTCGTGATTTTGTCGCTTCATTTGGCCTCTTTTATTAACGCATACCCacggaataaaaaaaaaattatttgaacatTAATATCTCCATTTCCAAACAAAAAGGTAACAAGTAGAAAAAGTCTTATTAACAATAATTACAccacttaaaatatattttgaaactaattatattatatCAAGGAATGGAAAAATGAGTTTAACTGGAGCAAtatgattattatatattaaatataataaaataagtgTTGAAGAGACAAGATAAGTGTTGATAAGacaagaatattaaaataattcataaaatttatagatatatataagattCATTCTTGAGATAGCTAGTTATTCTAGATGtaagatttgaatttatagatgtaaGTTTCATAAATATCCTACTAGAAGGTGTGTGCTACATTTttatagaaagaaaattttttgggTGTC harbors:
- the LOC109728572 gene encoding protein NSP-INTERACTING KINASE 2-like — translated: MGSSPFPFTLLLVLVVVRFARGNTEVRALMALKSSLDPEGRVLGSWTSDGDPCGGGGEFEGVACNEHGKVANISLQGRGLAGTISPAVAELRCLSGLYLHYNALTGEIPKEIGNLSDLTDLYLNVNNLSGAIPAEIGKMASLQVLQLCYNQLTGSVPTQLSLLKKLTVLALQSNQLTGAIPATLGDLSQLMRLDLSFNQLFGSIPTKLAQIPLLAVLDLRNNTLSGSVPSGLRRLNKGFQYGNNTGLCGVGFDSLSVCPSDDTLKPNKPEPFGPGSSTLKPQQIPQSANFNVRCNDTARRCSNASSKSNAGTVIIGVVAVAVGGTICGLFAFSWYRRKKQKISSSVEVSDSRLSTDLQPKDLYRKNASPLINIEYSNGWDPLSDGRSGAGFSQEVSQSFRFNLEEVECATQYFSDVNLLGKSNFAATYKGILRDGSVVAVKSISKMSCKSEEANFLKGLKMLTLLRHENLVSLRGFCCSRGRGECLLVYDFMANGNLSQYLDVKDGANGRTLDWITRVSIIKGIARGIEYLHSSRPSKPPLVHQNISAEKVLIDHHFAPRLSGCGLHKLLADDVVFSTLKSSAAMGYLAPEYTSTGRFTEKSDVYAFGIIVFQILTGKRTVSHLRLSAEHGSLEELLDQNLKGNFSKPEAAKFAGIALLCTSESPSQRPTMEMVLQQLGSSC